In Rhinolophus sinicus isolate RSC01 chromosome X, ASM3656204v1, whole genome shotgun sequence, a single genomic region encodes these proteins:
- the LOC109439710 gene encoding G-protein coupled receptor 83, whose amino-acid sequence MGYGDELTPEALSVPSGFDDLITSTASQVLQAISNAASAVGSSGRDSVLSIIHKLPEHISNMGNLADTSDPIASEVVSQDEQVQFWLVIGYTIVVFAAILGNWVLNHVIMKYKRVHTATGLFVVNISVTNMMLAFLSSPFTMVRYLCNSLVFGKMTCHLSHFAQYSCAYVTVMTMAAISLDLHRVMLYPLKSRITPMQGNVCIILIWIVSTCAALPHAIYQKLYQVEIGNRTDETVCVPSFSYTSKSTWKYLDLSTFLLFFILPLMVLMVVYGHVAKKLWIHNAVDDINIHTYICQRGKKKQTLKMLMTVVLVYTICWLPLNLYLVLLSSESISSHNGLYFFLHWLAISSSCYNPYIYCWLSDSFQIEVQKVIVEIQKMLLDGISRLRREHRQLSSVSPTHRPAWVDPNPGVPKFPRFKDFDELPSSPPSPEVETSFLYPPVPRV is encoded by the exons ATGGGCTATGGGGACGAGCTGACCCCCGAAGCTCTGAGCGTGCCGAGCGGGTTTGATGACCTGATCACCTCCACCGCCTCCCAGGTACTGCAGGCTATTTCTAATGCCGCGTCCGCGGTTGGTAGCTCAGGCCGCGATAGCGTGCTCTCCATTATCCATAAGCTGCCTGAGCATATCTCGAACATGGGCAACCTGGCTGACACGTCAGATCCCATTGCCTCGGAGGTAGTGTCCCAGGATGAGCAGGTACAGTTCTGGCTAGTAATAGGGTACACCATAGTGGTATTTGCTGCCATACTAGGCAATTGGGTCTTAAACCATGTGATTATGAAGTACAAAAGGGTGCACACTGCCACCGGCCTCTTTGTCGTCAACATCTCCGTGACCAACATGATGCTGGCTTTTCTCAGCTCTCCCTTCACCATG GTGCGCTATCTGTGTAATTCTTTGGTGTTTGGGAAGATGACATGCCACCTCAGTCATTTTGCTCAGTACTCTTGTGCCTATGTAACTGTGATGACCATGGCTGCTATATCTCTGGACCTACATCGG GTGATGCTATATCCCCTGAAGTCCCGAATTACTCCAATGCAAGGCAATGTTTGCATCATTCTCATCTGGATTGTGAGCACCTGTGCTGCTCTACCACACGCCATTTACCAAAAGCTTTACCAAGTGGAGATTGG aaacagaactgatgaaactgTCTGTGTCCCCAGTTTCTCATATACTTCAAAATCCACATGGAAATACCTTGACCTGAGCACCTTTTTGCTCTTCTTCATCTTGCCATTGATGGTGCTGATGGTTGTCTATGGTCATGTTGCCAAGAAGCTGTGGATCCATAATGCTGTTGATGACATCAACATTCACACCTACATCTGTCAGCGTGGGAAGAAGAAGCAAACCCTGAAGATGCTGATGACAGTGGTGCTTGTCTATACTATCTGCTGGCTTCCCCTCAACCTCTACCTGGTGCTGCTATCCAGTGAATCCATCTCAAGCCACAATGGTCTCTATTTCTTCCTCCACTGGCTAGCAATTAGCAGCTCATGCTACAACCCTTATATCTATTGCTGGCTCAGTGATAGCTTCCAGATTGAAGTTCAGAAAGTCATCGTGGAAATTCAGAAGATGCTGTTAGATGGAATCAGCCGCCTGAGAAGGGAGCACCGCCAACTGAGCTCTGTCTCACCCACTCACCGCCCTGCTTGGGTGGATCCCAACCCTGGAGTGCCCAAATTCCCAAGATTCAAAGATTTTGATGAGCTACCCAGttcccctccatccccagagGTGGAAACCTCCTTTCTCTACCCACCAGTGCCTAGAGTTTAA